The following are encoded in a window of Staphylospora marina genomic DNA:
- a CDS encoding GNAT family N-acetyltransferase, with protein sequence MIRQFETERLRAREIREDELNAFLEVIRTNRFFLRVSEGRPDYSLARLKHDWQEANTNPDECMLGLFDKSEVPCGILTYLRRNPRDGFPWIGFLIFRKDLHRQGLGREVMEHFLTLASERMGWTAVRLGVLLGNHPAQAAWERLGFRKVMKKEVYGLPQDHAGERIAWVMEKEL encoded by the coding sequence ATGATCAGACAGTTTGAAACCGAACGCCTCAGAGCCAGGGAGATTCGCGAAGACGAGTTGAACGCTTTTCTGGAGGTGATCCGCACCAACCGTTTTTTTCTCCGGGTCTCGGAAGGGCGACCGGATTATTCCCTTGCGCGGCTCAAACACGATTGGCAGGAAGCAAACACCAACCCGGATGAATGCATGCTGGGTTTGTTCGACAAATCGGAAGTCCCCTGCGGGATCTTGACGTACCTTCGTCGCAACCCGCGTGACGGCTTTCCCTGGATCGGTTTTCTCATTTTCCGCAAGGACTTGCACCGCCAAGGGCTGGGGCGGGAAGTCATGGAACACTTCCTGACTCTGGCGTCGGAACGGATGGGATGGACCGCCGTCCGTCTCGGGGTGTTGCTCGGAAATCACCCGGCACAGGCGGCTTGGGAACGGCTGGGATTTCGCAAAGTCATGAAGAAGGAAGTATACGGCTTGCCGCAAGACCATGCGGGGGAGCGGATCGCGTGGGTGATGGAGAAGGAGCTTTGA
- a CDS encoding Rqc2 family fibronectin-binding protein, with protein MSFDGFVTRAVAHELENVLTGGKVVKVYQPSDTELLLHVRNRGRLHKLLLSAHPAYARVHLTENPTDNPSEPPMFCMLLRKHLEGGRVERIAQDGMERVLHIDIRSRDELGFETTRRLVAEIMGRHSNLILIDPDSGNVLDAIRRVGFGVSRHRQVYPGTGYTPPPPQNKKNPLEIGRDGFIASLDYNAGRLDKQMVERFSGLSPLLAKEILHRAPLGDREALWRTFSGFMAAAREHRYEPALFDTDGKQGYSVWPMTHTGGEIRRFESISECLDRFYFGKAERDRIRQQTQDLVRSLKSEIEKNVKKIHILKRELEEADKAEEYRVHGELLTSHLHLVKRGDTEARVINYYDPEGRELVIPLDPMLSPSENAQRFFKKYNKLKAAVKWNEEQIRKAEEDNAWLESVLVQLENASIRDLEEIREELEEEGWLKSQPRKQNRRKKDHPEPLSVRSSDGITIQIGRNNKQNDRLTHRLASPTDTWLHTKEIPGSHVVIRAREFPERTLLEAAMLAAWFSKARDSAQVPVDHTLVKHVKKPSGSRPGFVIYEKQRTLFVTPDPDMVRELLKRQPKG; from the coding sequence ATGTCATTTGACGGATTTGTCACCCGCGCCGTGGCACATGAACTGGAGAATGTTCTCACCGGAGGAAAAGTGGTCAAGGTGTACCAACCGAGCGACACCGAATTGCTCCTGCACGTCAGAAACCGCGGACGGCTGCACAAACTCCTCCTGTCCGCCCATCCGGCCTATGCACGCGTCCATTTGACGGAAAACCCGACGGACAATCCTTCCGAACCGCCGATGTTCTGCATGCTGCTGCGCAAACATTTGGAAGGAGGCCGGGTTGAACGAATCGCCCAGGACGGAATGGAACGGGTTCTTCATATCGACATCCGCTCCCGGGATGAACTGGGCTTTGAGACCACCCGGCGGCTGGTGGCGGAGATCATGGGCCGGCACAGCAACCTGATCCTGATCGACCCGGATTCGGGGAATGTGCTGGACGCCATCCGGCGCGTGGGCTTCGGAGTGTCCAGACACCGGCAAGTGTACCCGGGAACCGGCTACACTCCCCCGCCCCCCCAAAACAAAAAAAATCCGCTCGAGATCGGACGGGACGGATTCATCGCCTCATTGGACTACAACGCGGGCCGGCTGGACAAACAGATGGTGGAACGCTTTTCGGGACTGAGCCCCCTCTTGGCGAAAGAAATTTTGCACCGGGCGCCTCTCGGCGACCGCGAGGCTCTTTGGCGGACATTTTCCGGATTCATGGCGGCCGCACGGGAACACCGGTATGAGCCCGCCTTGTTCGACACGGACGGGAAACAGGGGTATTCCGTATGGCCGATGACCCACACCGGCGGGGAAATCCGGCGGTTCGAATCGATCAGCGAATGTCTCGACCGTTTTTACTTCGGCAAGGCGGAGCGGGACCGGATCCGCCAGCAAACCCAGGATCTCGTCCGCAGTCTGAAAAGCGAAATCGAGAAAAACGTCAAAAAGATTCACATCTTGAAACGGGAGCTGGAGGAAGCGGACAAAGCGGAGGAATACCGTGTGCACGGTGAATTGCTCACCTCCCATCTGCATCTCGTCAAACGCGGAGACACGGAAGCGCGCGTGATCAACTATTACGATCCGGAAGGACGGGAACTGGTCATCCCGCTGGATCCGATGTTGTCTCCCTCCGAAAACGCCCAGCGCTTCTTCAAGAAATACAACAAACTGAAAGCGGCCGTGAAATGGAACGAGGAGCAGATCCGCAAAGCGGAAGAGGATAATGCCTGGCTCGAATCGGTGCTGGTTCAGCTGGAAAACGCCTCGATCCGGGACCTGGAAGAAATCCGGGAGGAGTTGGAGGAAGAAGGATGGCTCAAGTCTCAGCCGCGCAAGCAGAACCGGCGCAAGAAAGACCATCCCGAACCGCTCTCCGTCCGTTCGTCGGACGGCATCACGATTCAGATCGGCCGGAACAACAAACAAAATGACCGGTTGACTCACCGATTGGCATCCCCCACCGACACCTGGCTGCACACCAAGGAAATCCCCGGCTCTCACGTGGTGATCCGCGCCCGTGAATTTCCGGAGCGCACCCTGCTGGAAGCGGCGATGCTTGCCGCGTGGTTCAGCAAAGCCCGGGATTCGGCCCAGGTTCCCGTCGACCACACCTTGGTGAAGCATGTGAAAAAGCCCTCCGGCTCCAGACCCGGGTTCGTCATTTACGAAAAACAACGTACGCTGTTCGTCACTCCCGATCCGGACATGGTGCGGGAATTGCTCAAGCGTCAACCCAAAGGCTGA
- the pyrF gene encoding orotidine-5'-phosphate decarboxylase translates to MNAPDRRVIVALDLPDAEAAEHLLAKLLPRKPFIKVGYQLFYAVGPAWVARKKEAGFPVFLDLKLHDIPNTVKKGVESLGRLGVDLLTLHASGGSAMMEAAREAAEKTASGTHRTRLLAVTQLTSTDREMLNDELGIPGTVGEHVLRLARLAQRSGVDGVVCSGHEVRRIKEVTGSGFLAVTPGIRPAGTDAGDQKRIMTPSLAIKEGADFLVVGRPVTGAADPAAAYEAILREISHTDTRSGHA, encoded by the coding sequence ATGAACGCACCCGATCGCCGCGTCATCGTGGCCCTGGATCTGCCGGATGCCGAAGCGGCGGAACACCTGCTCGCGAAATTGCTGCCCAGGAAACCGTTCATCAAGGTGGGGTACCAACTGTTTTACGCCGTCGGTCCCGCATGGGTGGCTCGCAAAAAGGAAGCCGGCTTTCCGGTGTTCCTCGATTTGAAGCTGCATGACATTCCCAATACGGTGAAAAAAGGCGTGGAATCACTGGGAAGACTCGGGGTGGATCTGCTGACCCTTCATGCCTCCGGAGGAAGCGCCATGATGGAGGCAGCCCGGGAAGCGGCGGAGAAAACGGCTTCGGGCACGCATCGCACCCGGCTTCTCGCCGTTACACAGCTGACCAGCACCGACCGGGAGATGTTGAATGACGAGCTCGGCATACCGGGGACGGTCGGGGAACATGTTCTCCGACTGGCGCGGCTGGCCCAACGCTCCGGCGTGGACGGCGTGGTTTGCTCCGGGCATGAGGTTCGCCGGATCAAGGAAGTGACCGGTTCCGGATTTCTGGCCGTCACGCCGGGCATCCGTCCCGCCGGAACGGACGCCGGAGACCAGAAACGGATCATGACCCCGTCTTTGGCCATCAAAGAAGGCGCCGACTTTCTGGTGGTCGGCAGGCCGGTCACGGGAGCGGCGGATCCCGCGGCCGCCTATGAGGCCATTCTTCGGGAAATCTCACACACGGACACAAGGAGTGGACACGCATGA
- a CDS encoding DinB family protein — translation MPLSSLTGIRQQLLQTIRSLSHKDLNRRPSDAEWSVAQIAEHLHLVERAVASQIRHGLFEISETPFVERPIETVLDRSVRVKVPNPALEPKNEPISSDELTEKLTRSREQLLEAIKGFTPEDLRRRAFSHPLFGMLSLQQWITFLEYHERRHLEQISETMKKLGI, via the coding sequence ATGCCTCTGTCTTCCCTCACCGGGATTCGCCAACAACTTTTGCAAACAATCCGTTCCCTTTCACATAAAGATTTGAACCGAAGACCGTCCGATGCGGAATGGTCGGTGGCCCAAATCGCGGAACACCTGCATCTGGTGGAACGGGCGGTGGCCTCGCAAATTCGCCACGGGTTGTTTGAAATCAGCGAGACCCCCTTCGTCGAACGACCCATCGAGACCGTTCTCGACCGAAGCGTGCGCGTAAAGGTGCCCAATCCGGCGCTTGAGCCGAAAAACGAACCGATTTCTTCGGATGAACTGACCGAAAAACTGACCCGGTCCCGCGAACAGTTGCTGGAGGCGATCAAGGGCTTCACTCCCGAAGACCTGAGACGCAGGGCTTTCAGCCATCCCTTGTTCGGCATGCTCAGTCTTCAGCAGTGGATCACGTTCCTGGAATACCATGAGCGGCGCCATTTGGAACAGATCTCCGAGACCATGAAAAAACTGGGGATCTGA
- a CDS encoding calcium-translocating P-type ATPase, SERCA-type codes for MTRARFTDWDAEKVASHFRVDPGKGLDEQEAAERRKKVGTNSLSEGKKKSWIGLFIDQFKDFMVLVLMAATLISGLLGEYTDAIAIIAIVLLNAVLGFIQEVKAERSLHALKKLSAPRARVLRNGTWQRVDADQLVPGDIVAVTGGDRIPADLRFLKTETLYVEESALTGESVPVAKTATRLPSGDLPLGDRKNMGYMGTLAVRGNGIGVVIATGMNTEMGRIAHLIDTAEEVETPLKRRLEQLGKVLIVVALLLTALVVVTGILHGHDAYKMFLAGVSLAVAAIPEGLPAIVTVALALGVQRMIRRKAIVRKLPSVETLGCATVICSDKTGTLTQNKMTVTRIWTDGRMVEVTGTGHEPEGAFRADGREIRPLDHQPLRRVLEISALCVNARLVKETDKGGMFRRKKTEWTVDGDPTEGALVVAAAKAGLHQDRMQSEWRRIREFPFDHERKMMSVIVERKDGRKILYSKGAPDVLLDRCTHMLYQGKILPLTDALRAVVLKVNEELAGRALRNLAFAWRELDRSAENGKEWQLERGMIFAGLAGMMDPPREEVKESIKRCRQAGIRTVMITGDHQATAEAIAVELGIKRPGGLTVTGADLYNMSDEDFLRKVNDIDVYARVSPEHKLRIVKALQSQGHVVAMTGDGVNDAPAIKAADIGIAMGKSGTDVSREASSLVLADDNFATIVAAIEEGRNIYENIRKFIAYLLASNVGEILIMFLAMLAGLPLPLVPIQILWVNLVTDGLPAMALGVDPAEGTNMNRPPRDSREGIFARGVGWKIVTRGLLIGVCSLAAFWISWAESPADLARAQTVTFATLVFAQLIYVFDCRSRTTIFGRTPFDNKALVLAVLSSALMLLTVIYWQPLQPVFRTVPLGVREWILVAVTSSLPVLAAGLLDQLVPGRLRMRKTAAHGG; via the coding sequence ATGACGCGGGCACGATTCACGGATTGGGACGCCGAAAAAGTGGCATCCCATTTCCGGGTGGACCCCGGCAAAGGACTGGACGAACAGGAGGCGGCGGAGAGACGGAAGAAGGTCGGAACCAACAGCCTCAGCGAAGGAAAGAAGAAATCCTGGATCGGATTGTTCATCGATCAGTTCAAGGATTTCATGGTGTTGGTTCTGATGGCGGCCACGTTGATTTCCGGGTTGCTCGGGGAATACACGGACGCAATCGCCATCATCGCCATCGTTTTGCTCAATGCAGTGCTCGGATTCATCCAGGAAGTGAAGGCGGAGCGTTCGCTTCATGCCCTGAAAAAACTGTCCGCTCCCCGGGCGAGGGTGCTCAGGAACGGAACCTGGCAACGGGTGGACGCGGATCAACTGGTTCCCGGCGACATCGTGGCGGTGACCGGCGGTGACCGGATTCCTGCCGATCTCCGGTTTTTGAAGACGGAGACGCTGTATGTCGAAGAATCGGCGCTCACCGGCGAATCGGTTCCGGTGGCCAAGACGGCGACCCGGTTGCCCTCCGGCGATCTTCCGCTCGGTGATAGGAAAAACATGGGGTACATGGGAACGTTGGCAGTCCGCGGCAACGGGATCGGAGTCGTGATCGCCACCGGGATGAACACGGAAATGGGGAGAATCGCCCACCTGATCGATACGGCGGAAGAAGTGGAAACGCCCCTGAAACGAAGGCTGGAACAGTTGGGGAAAGTGTTGATCGTCGTCGCGCTTCTTCTGACCGCACTGGTGGTGGTCACCGGCATTTTGCACGGCCATGATGCGTACAAAATGTTCCTTGCCGGCGTATCCCTGGCCGTCGCCGCCATTCCCGAAGGTCTGCCTGCCATCGTGACCGTGGCGCTTGCTCTCGGAGTGCAGCGGATGATCCGGAGAAAGGCGATCGTGCGCAAGCTTCCTTCGGTGGAAACGCTGGGCTGTGCCACGGTGATCTGCTCGGACAAAACGGGAACGCTCACGCAAAACAAGATGACGGTGACACGGATCTGGACGGACGGGCGCATGGTGGAAGTGACCGGTACCGGCCATGAGCCGGAAGGAGCATTCCGGGCCGACGGAAGAGAGATTCGCCCGCTCGACCACCAGCCGCTTCGTCGTGTACTGGAAATCTCCGCTTTGTGCGTCAATGCCCGGCTGGTGAAGGAGACGGACAAGGGAGGCATGTTCCGAAGGAAAAAAACGGAATGGACGGTCGACGGGGACCCGACCGAAGGAGCACTGGTCGTGGCAGCCGCCAAGGCGGGGCTGCATCAGGACCGGATGCAATCCGAGTGGCGGCGGATCCGCGAGTTTCCGTTCGACCATGAACGCAAAATGATGTCGGTCATCGTGGAACGAAAAGACGGGAGAAAGATTTTGTACAGCAAGGGAGCTCCCGACGTGCTCCTGGACCGTTGCACGCACATGCTGTACCAAGGCAAGATTCTGCCGCTGACGGATGCGCTCCGGGCCGTGGTGCTCAAAGTGAACGAGGAACTGGCGGGACGGGCCCTCCGGAATCTGGCCTTTGCCTGGAGGGAGCTCGACCGCTCCGCGGAAAACGGAAAGGAATGGCAGCTGGAGCGCGGGATGATCTTCGCGGGGCTTGCCGGCATGATGGATCCGCCGCGGGAAGAAGTGAAAGAATCGATCAAACGGTGCCGGCAGGCGGGGATCCGGACGGTGATGATCACCGGTGACCATCAGGCGACGGCCGAGGCGATCGCCGTGGAGCTCGGCATCAAGCGACCGGGCGGTTTGACAGTCACCGGAGCCGATCTCTACAATATGAGTGATGAAGATTTCCTGCGAAAAGTGAATGATATCGACGTGTATGCCCGCGTGTCGCCGGAGCACAAGCTTCGCATCGTGAAGGCCTTGCAAAGTCAGGGGCATGTGGTGGCGATGACGGGAGACGGCGTGAACGACGCGCCGGCGATCAAGGCCGCCGACATCGGCATCGCCATGGGCAAAAGCGGCACGGATGTTTCCCGTGAAGCTTCTTCCCTGGTGCTGGCGGACGACAATTTCGCCACCATCGTGGCGGCCATCGAGGAAGGACGGAACATCTACGAGAATATCCGCAAATTCATCGCCTATCTGCTGGCAAGCAACGTGGGAGAAATCCTGATCATGTTTCTGGCCATGCTGGCCGGTCTGCCGCTTCCGTTGGTGCCGATCCAGATTTTGTGGGTCAACCTGGTGACGGACGGATTGCCTGCGATGGCACTCGGCGTGGATCCCGCGGAGGGGACCAACATGAACCGGCCGCCGCGGGACAGCCGCGAAGGGATTTTTGCACGGGGAGTCGGTTGGAAGATCGTCACGCGCGGCCTGTTGATCGGTGTTTGTTCCTTGGCGGCGTTCTGGATCTCCTGGGCCGAATCCCCCGCCGATCTGGCCCGGGCTCAGACCGTCACGTTTGCCACCCTGGTGTTTGCCCAGCTGATTTACGTGTTTGACTGCCGGTCCCGCACCACCATATTCGGCCGCACGCCGTTTGACAACAAAGCGCTGGTGTTGGCCGTCCTGTCTTCGGCGCTGATGCTGCTCACCGTCATCTATTGGCAACCGCTTCAGCCCGTCTTCCGGACGGTGCCGCTGGGAGTCAGGGAATGGATTCTGGTCGCGGTGACTTCTTCGTTGCCGGTTCTTGCAGCCGGGCTTCTGGATCAGCTGGTGCCGGGGCGGCTCCGGATGCGCAAAACCGCCGCACACGGGGGCTGA
- the pyrE gene encoding orotate phosphoribosyltransferase, which yields MTWTLQEAINRTGVLKEGHFLLSSGRHSNRYMQCALLLMHPSDAEETGRALADRFRDLSVDIVVGPALGGVIIAHETARALGVPCLFAERREGVMTLRRGFSVKPGQKVLVVEDVVTTGGSVKEVIALLEETGAEILAVGSIIDRTGGNNPFPVRYEALMSVEIESWTPEECPLCKQGIPAEKPGSRTSKK from the coding sequence ATGACCTGGACATTGCAAGAGGCGATCAACCGCACCGGCGTGTTGAAGGAAGGTCACTTCCTGCTGTCTTCCGGCCGGCACAGCAATCGTTACATGCAATGCGCTCTGCTGTTGATGCATCCGTCGGATGCGGAAGAAACCGGCCGCGCGCTTGCCGACCGTTTCCGCGACTTGTCCGTCGACATTGTCGTCGGTCCGGCGCTGGGAGGTGTCATCATCGCCCATGAAACCGCGCGCGCCCTCGGTGTTCCCTGCCTGTTCGCCGAACGCAGGGAAGGGGTCATGACGCTGCGCCGCGGTTTTTCCGTCAAGCCCGGACAGAAAGTGTTGGTGGTGGAAGACGTGGTCACCACCGGCGGGTCCGTCAAGGAAGTGATTGCGCTGCTCGAGGAAACGGGGGCGGAGATTCTCGCCGTCGGTTCGATCATCGACCGGACGGGCGGCAACAACCCGTTCCCCGTCCGCTACGAAGCGCTGATGAGCGTGGAGATCGAGTCCTGGACTCCGGAGGAATGCCCGCTCTGCAAACAGGGAATTCCCGCCGAAAAACCGGGCAGCCGGACAAGCAAGAAGTGA
- the carB gene encoding carbamoyl-phosphate synthase large subunit → MPKDPSLKKILVIGSGPIIIGQAAEFDYAGTQACQALKEEGLEVVLINSNPATIMTDTNMADRVYIEPLTAEFVTQVIRKERPDGLLPTLGGQTGLNLAVELAEQGVLEREGVKLLGTDLRAIQCAEDRDLFRSLMKRIGEPVPESTIVHTVEEAVEFAGKIGYPVIVRPAYTLGGTGGGIATHEEELREIVDNGLHSSPINQCLIEQSIAGYKEIEYEVMRDAADNCIVVCNMENFDPVGIHTGDSIVFAPSQTLSDREYHMLRTSALKIIRELDIRGGCNVQFALDPHSFRYYVIEVNPRVSRSSALASKATGYPIARIAAKIAVGYRLDELKNPVTGQTYACFEPALDYVVTKIPRWPFDKFASANRSLGTQMKATGEVMAIGRTLEESLLKAVRSLEIGRDSLMWPEAAELSEEEMRRRLVKADDERLFLLAEWFRRGHSLEEAHQLTRIDRFFLYKLSRIIRMEHSIAEASELSGELLLDAKRMGFTDRTIGRLRGLTDREVRRLRKERGILPVYKIVDTCAAEFEAETPYYYSTYETEDEVNPGKDKKSIIVLGSGPIRIGQGVEFDYATVHAIWALRDAGYEAVIVNNNPETVSTDFNTSDRLYFEPLFKEDVLNIIEKENPVGVIVQFGGQTALNLARDLKEEGIPIIGTSLEAIDRAEDRKKFEKLLKEAGIAQPPGSAVTSTEEAAETAKRLGYPVLVRPSYVLGGRAMEIVHSEDELRAYMKEAVKINPEHPVLIDRYLLGKELEVDAISDGTDVLIPGIMEHIERAGVHSGDSIAVYPAQSITEEQKRRIIEITTDISRALDNRGLINIQFVLFKGDIYVLEVNPRASRTVPFLSKVTGIPMAQVATRIMLGQSLAEQGYSGGLWPEPEEVAVKVPVFSFAKLRRVDITLGPEMKSTGEVMGRDRDYARAVYKGLLAAGISMPRFGTVVATLGDKDKEEAVPLIHRLHRLGYRIVSTSGTADILEASGLPVERVKKLKEGSPNILDLIRQGKADLVINTWTRGKTPERDGFRIRREAVEHGVACFTSLDTVSALIDTLESIYMGAEPIGQPLVPPKRSKERVVTA, encoded by the coding sequence ATGCCTAAGGATCCTTCGCTGAAAAAAATTCTCGTCATCGGTTCCGGCCCGATCATCATCGGACAAGCGGCCGAATTTGATTACGCCGGAACCCAGGCTTGCCAGGCTCTCAAGGAAGAGGGACTGGAAGTGGTGCTCATCAACAGCAATCCGGCCACGATCATGACCGACACCAACATGGCCGACCGGGTGTACATCGAACCGCTGACGGCCGAATTCGTGACGCAAGTGATCCGCAAGGAACGGCCCGACGGGCTGCTGCCCACCCTGGGAGGTCAGACGGGGCTCAATCTGGCGGTGGAACTGGCCGAACAAGGCGTGCTGGAGCGGGAAGGCGTCAAGCTGTTGGGAACGGATCTCAGGGCCATTCAATGCGCGGAAGACAGGGACCTGTTTCGCAGCCTGATGAAGAGAATCGGAGAACCGGTTCCGGAAAGCACCATCGTGCATACCGTCGAAGAAGCGGTGGAGTTTGCCGGCAAGATCGGCTACCCGGTGATCGTCCGACCGGCCTACACGCTCGGCGGAACCGGAGGCGGCATCGCCACCCACGAGGAAGAATTGCGGGAGATCGTGGACAACGGCCTCCACTCCAGTCCGATCAATCAGTGCCTCATCGAGCAGAGCATCGCCGGTTACAAAGAGATCGAGTACGAAGTGATGCGTGACGCCGCGGACAATTGCATCGTCGTCTGCAACATGGAAAACTTCGATCCGGTCGGCATCCACACCGGAGACAGCATCGTGTTCGCTCCCAGCCAGACGCTTTCCGACCGGGAATACCACATGCTGCGCACCTCGGCGCTGAAAATCATCCGCGAGTTGGACATCCGCGGAGGCTGCAACGTCCAGTTTGCGCTGGACCCGCACAGCTTCCGGTACTACGTGATCGAAGTGAATCCGCGGGTGAGCCGCTCATCGGCACTCGCATCCAAGGCGACCGGTTACCCGATCGCACGGATTGCCGCCAAAATCGCCGTCGGCTACCGGTTGGACGAGCTGAAAAATCCGGTCACCGGACAAACGTACGCCTGCTTTGAACCGGCGCTGGATTATGTGGTGACCAAGATTCCGCGCTGGCCGTTTGACAAGTTCGCATCGGCCAACCGGAGCCTGGGAACCCAGATGAAAGCGACCGGGGAAGTGATGGCCATCGGCCGCACGCTGGAGGAATCCTTGCTCAAAGCGGTCCGCTCGCTGGAGATCGGGCGCGATTCCCTCATGTGGCCGGAGGCGGCGGAGCTGTCGGAAGAGGAAATGCGTCGCCGGCTGGTCAAGGCGGACGATGAGCGCCTCTTCCTGCTTGCGGAGTGGTTCCGCCGGGGACACAGCCTGGAGGAAGCGCATCAACTGACCCGCATCGACCGGTTCTTCCTGTACAAACTGAGCCGGATCATCCGGATGGAGCACAGCATCGCCGAAGCTTCCGAACTGAGCGGCGAACTTTTGCTGGACGCGAAACGGATGGGATTCACCGACAGGACCATCGGTCGGCTGCGCGGCCTGACGGATCGCGAAGTGCGCCGATTGCGCAAGGAACGCGGCATTCTCCCGGTGTACAAAATCGTCGATACCTGTGCCGCCGAGTTTGAAGCGGAAACGCCGTATTATTACTCGACGTACGAAACGGAAGACGAAGTGAATCCGGGCAAAGACAAGAAAAGCATCATCGTGTTGGGGTCCGGGCCGATCCGCATCGGGCAGGGCGTGGAATTCGACTACGCCACCGTTCACGCGATCTGGGCGCTGCGCGACGCAGGTTACGAAGCGGTGATCGTCAACAACAACCCGGAGACGGTCTCCACCGACTTCAACACGTCGGATCGCCTGTATTTTGAGCCGCTATTCAAGGAAGATGTGCTGAACATCATTGAGAAAGAAAATCCGGTGGGAGTCATCGTCCAGTTCGGCGGACAGACCGCCCTCAACCTGGCACGCGACCTGAAAGAAGAGGGAATCCCCATCATCGGTACGTCCCTTGAGGCGATTGATCGTGCCGAAGACCGGAAGAAGTTTGAAAAACTGTTGAAAGAAGCCGGAATCGCCCAGCCGCCCGGTTCGGCCGTCACCTCGACGGAAGAGGCGGCGGAAACGGCGAAGCGGCTCGGCTATCCGGTGCTGGTTCGGCCTTCCTATGTGCTCGGCGGACGGGCGATGGAAATCGTCCACAGCGAAGATGAACTGCGCGCCTACATGAAAGAAGCGGTGAAAATCAATCCGGAGCACCCGGTTCTGATCGATCGCTATCTCCTGGGCAAAGAACTGGAAGTGGATGCCATCAGTGACGGAACCGATGTCCTGATCCCGGGAATCATGGAACACATTGAGCGGGCCGGGGTTCACTCCGGGGACTCCATCGCCGTCTATCCGGCACAGTCGATCACCGAGGAACAAAAACGGCGCATCATCGAGATTACCACGGACATTTCCCGCGCTTTGGACAATCGGGGGCTCATCAACATCCAGTTCGTCCTGTTCAAAGGCGACATCTACGTGCTGGAAGTGAATCCGCGGGCATCCCGAACCGTCCCGTTCCTCAGCAAAGTGACCGGCATTCCGATGGCCCAGGTGGCCACCCGGATCATGCTCGGACAGTCACTGGCGGAGCAGGGTTACTCCGGAGGACTTTGGCCCGAGCCGGAAGAAGTGGCCGTCAAGGTACCGGTCTTCTCCTTCGCCAAATTGCGCCGCGTCGACATTACGCTGGGACCGGAAATGAAATCGACCGGTGAAGTGATGGGACGCGACCGGGATTATGCCCGCGCCGTCTACAAAGGTCTGCTGGCCGCCGGCATTTCCATGCCGCGATTCGGGACGGTGGTGGCCACACTGGGGGACAAAGACAAAGAAGAAGCCGTTCCGCTCATTCATCGTCTGCATCGCCTCGGTTACCGAATCGTGTCCACCAGCGGCACCGCCGATATTCTGGAAGCGTCCGGATTGCCCGTGGAGCGAGTGAAGAAGCTGAAAGAGGGTTCGCCCAACATCCTCGATCTCATCCGCCAGGGCAAGGCCGACTTGGTGATCAACACCTGGACCCGCGGCAAAACGCCGGAGAGAGACGGCTTCCGCATCCGCCGGGAAGCGGTGGAGCACGGCGTGGCATGTTTCACCTCCCTGGATACCGTCTCCGCGCTGATCGACACGCTGGAATCCATCTATATGGGGGCCGAGCCCATCGGTCAGCCTCTCGTGCCGCCGAAACGTTCCAAAGAACGGGTGGTCACCGCCTGA